A stretch of Alkalicella caledoniensis DNA encodes these proteins:
- a CDS encoding type III restriction-modification system endonuclease, with the protein MKFKFKIQPFQLEATESIVKVFNGQPKQGFLKYRRDIGKRNVQTTLDEQDSEYETGYRNADIELSKDQLLKNIRAIQTANNIKNSSALEDGLGLVSLDVEMETGTGKTYVYIKTMFELYKAYGWSKFIVVVPSIAIREGVKKSFEMTQEHFMELYGIKARFFVYNSSNLHQLDEYSQSSGINVMIINTQAFNTTMNEEKNVEGRKGNEAARIIYTKRDEFGSRRPIDVIKANRPIIILDEPQKMGGAATQNALKKNFNPLFSLNFSATHKTSHNLIYVLDALDAFKKKLVKKIEVKGFDLKNLSGTNRYMYLAAIVIDRKKPPRARLEFEVKRGSGIKREMQLLSVGDSLYTASNGLEEYKGISIAEVDPIRSMVTFSNGDTLEPGEASGNVNEDDIRRIQIRETIASHFDKEEKLFEQGIKCLSLFFIDEVAKYRQYDDDGNEIVSEYGKIFEEEYNAALNERLTLFPTDYQKYLRGIDTTETHKGYFSIDKKGRAIDSKVKRGSEFSDDISAYDLILKNKERLLAFEEPTRFIFSHSALREGWDNPNVFQICTLKHSDNATAKRQEVGRGLRLCVNETGERQDLDACGETLVHGLNVLTVVASESYAGFVADLQKEIKSDLYERPTKASVDYFAGKNVVIGDDTHSITVAEATAVYNYLVRNDYVDDNGSVTDTYRAAAELGSFAPLKPELEPLGENIHKLVQAIFDPSILKEMAGNAHETKVKENPLNENWKDFKELWEKINKRYAYSVDFNSEELIKKSIVAINSELRVSKLTYTLTRGEQTGTEFNVEHTVTKKLDRAQGSFAEYDLVGKIAEATTLTRRSAAAILSGMKQDKLWLFRENPEEFISKVADIINRQKAAVVVEHITYTPSAEEPYSQDIFNMSRASDEYAKAFKAKHAIQDYIFTDGTATDSIERRFAEDLDSADEVVVYAKLPRGPRGFYIPTPVGKYSPDWAISFKKGAVKHIFFIAETKGTMDSLQLRPIEQAKITCAKKLFNELSTSEVKYHDVDTYQNLLSVIDSL; encoded by the coding sequence ATGAAGTTTAAGTTCAAGATACAACCCTTCCAATTAGAGGCTACAGAAAGTATTGTCAAAGTATTTAACGGACAGCCAAAACAAGGATTCTTAAAATATCGTCGAGATATAGGCAAACGGAACGTACAGACCACTTTAGATGAGCAAGACTCTGAATATGAAACGGGTTATCGTAATGCAGATATAGAATTAAGTAAAGACCAATTGCTGAAAAATATACGCGCCATACAGACTGCTAATAATATAAAGAATTCATCTGCTCTGGAAGATGGTCTGGGTCTCGTATCTTTAGATGTTGAGATGGAAACTGGTACTGGTAAAACCTATGTCTACATTAAGACAATGTTTGAATTATATAAGGCTTATGGTTGGAGTAAATTTATCGTTGTAGTGCCTAGCATCGCAATTCGTGAAGGTGTCAAGAAGTCTTTTGAAATGACACAAGAACACTTCATGGAGCTATATGGTATTAAAGCTCGGTTCTTTGTGTACAACTCTTCGAATTTACACCAGCTTGATGAGTATTCACAAAGCTCTGGAATCAATGTAATGATAATTAATACCCAGGCCTTTAATACAACGATGAACGAGGAAAAGAATGTTGAAGGTAGAAAAGGAAATGAGGCGGCTCGTATTATCTACACGAAACGTGACGAGTTTGGTTCCCGTCGCCCAATTGATGTTATAAAGGCGAACCGACCCATCATTATTCTGGATGAGCCTCAAAAGATGGGTGGAGCAGCAACTCAGAATGCGCTAAAAAAGAACTTCAATCCGTTATTCTCTTTGAATTTTTCAGCCACTCATAAAACATCCCATAACCTTATATATGTTTTAGATGCACTTGATGCTTTCAAAAAGAAGCTGGTTAAGAAAATTGAGGTGAAAGGATTTGATCTTAAGAATCTCAGTGGAACTAATCGATATATGTATCTTGCTGCCATTGTCATTGATCGTAAGAAGCCGCCCCGTGCTCGCTTGGAATTTGAAGTAAAGCGTGGAAGTGGTATTAAAAGAGAGATGCAACTGCTGAGTGTGGGGGACAGTTTGTATACGGCATCTAATGGCCTGGAGGAGTATAAGGGTATCTCCATTGCTGAAGTAGATCCGATTCGCTCCATGGTGACATTTTCAAATGGAGATACTTTGGAGCCTGGTGAAGCGAGTGGAAACGTAAATGAAGATGATATTCGTAGAATTCAAATCCGCGAGACAATCGCTTCCCACTTTGATAAAGAAGAGAAGCTATTTGAACAAGGCATCAAATGTCTATCACTTTTTTTTATTGATGAAGTAGCGAAGTATCGCCAGTACGATGATGATGGAAATGAAATTGTGAGTGAGTACGGTAAGATTTTCGAGGAAGAGTATAATGCTGCCTTGAATGAGCGACTAACTCTTTTCCCCACGGATTATCAAAAATATTTAAGAGGGATTGATACTACAGAAACGCACAAAGGGTATTTTTCTATAGATAAGAAAGGTAGAGCAATTGATAGTAAAGTTAAGCGTGGGAGCGAATTTTCGGATGATATTAGTGCCTATGATCTCATATTAAAAAATAAGGAAAGATTATTAGCATTTGAAGAACCTACAAGATTTATTTTCTCACACTCTGCACTTAGAGAAGGCTGGGATAATCCTAATGTGTTCCAGATATGTACGTTGAAGCATTCAGATAACGCAACTGCAAAAAGACAAGAAGTAGGACGAGGATTGCGTCTTTGTGTCAATGAAACGGGAGAGAGACAAGACCTTGATGCTTGCGGAGAAACCCTTGTGCATGGTTTGAATGTACTGACAGTTGTCGCAAGTGAAAGTTATGCTGGGTTTGTAGCAGATTTGCAGAAAGAAATTAAATCTGACCTTTATGAGCGACCAACAAAAGCCAGTGTAGACTATTTTGCCGGTAAGAATGTTGTGATTGGGGATGATACGCATTCAATTACAGTCGCAGAAGCTACAGCAGTATACAATTATCTTGTTCGTAATGATTATGTCGATGATAATGGTAGTGTGACCGATACCTATAGAGCTGCAGCTGAACTAGGTAGTTTTGCGCCACTTAAGCCAGAGTTAGAGCCGCTTGGAGAAAACATCCACAAGCTTGTGCAGGCAATATTTGATCCGAGCATCCTCAAAGAAATGGCTGGAAATGCTCATGAAACCAAAGTCAAAGAAAATCCATTGAATGAAAACTGGAAAGACTTTAAGGAACTATGGGAAAAAATCAACAAAAGATATGCATATTCTGTAGATTTTAATAGTGAAGAGCTTATTAAAAAGTCAATCGTTGCTATCAATAGTGAATTACGAGTATCCAAGTTGACATACACCTTAACAAGAGGCGAACAAACTGGTACAGAGTTCAATGTGGAGCACACAGTTACAAAAAAACTTGATCGTGCACAAGGGAGTTTTGCTGAATATGATCTCGTTGGTAAAATTGCTGAAGCTACAACACTAACACGACGTTCTGCAGCAGCAATATTGTCAGGAATGAAGCAAGATAAACTATGGCTGTTTAGGGAGAATCCTGAAGAATTCATTTCTAAAGTAGCTGATATCATTAATCGCCAAAAGGCAGCGGTTGTGGTAGAACATATCACCTACACCCCAAGTGCAGAGGAACCCTATTCACAGGATATTTTCAATATGAGTCGTGCTTCTGACGAGTATGCTAAAGCCTTTAAAGCTAAACATGCCATACAGGATTATATTTTTACAGACGGAACAGCGACAGATAGCATTGAAAGACGGTTTGCCGAGGACTTGGATAGCGCAGATGAAGTAGTAGTTTATGCCAAACTTCCAAGAGGACCTCGTGGTTTTTATATCCCGACTCCAGTTGGGAAGTATTCACCAGACTGGGCGATTTCATTTAAGAAAGGTGCTGTAAAACATATTTTCTTCATAGCAGAAACGAAAGGCACAATGGATAGCCTTCAATTGAGACCGATAGAACAAGCTAAGATTACCTGTGCAAAGAAGCTATTTAATGAGTTGTCTACAAGTGAAGTGAAGTATCATGATGTGGATACCTATCAGAATTTGTTGTCAGTTATTGATTCATTATAA
- a CDS encoding DUF4391 domain-containing protein produces the protein MFGLPKSTEINKQLPKKAIFDKFKPSASDRKLFDEQINRLSIVAEISPQTVSIVADEEVAAIYIILVQMKTMGCDKKNIILLSKLIDQNMLFALQYEDTVKFAVHRANRVLMSDNRPIDEWRFKLKGLNLKATWDSLVADIAGIEPIGGKGLDEVIIQNEFKEKLKKQIASLERKAMNERQPRRKWDLVEEIKQLKEQLKGV, from the coding sequence ATGTTTGGATTACCTAAATCTACTGAAATAAATAAACAGCTTCCTAAGAAAGCAATCTTTGATAAGTTTAAACCTAGTGCATCTGACAGAAAGCTGTTTGATGAACAAATCAATCGCCTTTCAATTGTTGCTGAGATTTCTCCTCAAACAGTGAGTATCGTTGCAGATGAAGAGGTTGCAGCTATTTACATTATTTTAGTTCAGATGAAGACAATGGGTTGCGATAAAAAGAACATCATCCTTTTATCAAAGCTAATTGATCAGAACATGCTTTTTGCGTTGCAGTATGAGGATACAGTAAAATTCGCAGTTCATCGGGCTAATAGAGTACTAATGTCAGATAACAGACCTATCGATGAATGGAGGTTTAAACTTAAGGGTCTAAACTTAAAAGCTACATGGGATTCGCTTGTTGCTGACATTGCTGGGATAGAACCGATAGGCGGAAAAGGTCTTGATGAAGTTATTATTCAGAATGAGTTCAAAGAGAAACTCAAGAAACAAATAGCTTCACTTGAAAGAAAGGCAATGAATGAAAGACAGCCTAGACGAAAATGGGATCTAGTAGAAGAAATAAAACAGTTGAAAGAACAACTTAAAGGAGTGTAA
- a CDS encoding site-specific DNA-methyltransferase, with translation MHTANIADANFSALAKMFPNAVTETVDENGEVIRAIDAEVLAQEINTHVVSGKEERYQFTWPDKKKSVLLANAPIAATLRPSREESVDFDKTENLYIEGDNLDVLKLLRETYLNRVKMIYIDPPYNTGKDFIYEDHFTEETDEFLHRDSQYDDQGNRLTSNFNSNGRYHTDWLNMLYPRLRVARDVLAEDGVIFISIDDNEVDNLKKICDEIFGEHNFIARVIHKNNSMKNQTKLIGVTTEYMLIYAKSKTNISETVWRIQKKGSRDIATKFEQLKRKGLSLDEITEEIKELYTRPKYAHLSRWNKVDEKGVFKDADLSRENGPKNYTIINPTTGKNCTIPRRGWGKSLEELERLQELDLIWYGDDSTPPGLKDYIEIDDLMVPDNFWYFDSSVDTRWQKKVFGSLIFENPKPLDMLKQIVNIHANDGDIVLDFFSGSSTTAHAVMQNNSEDGGKRKYIMVQLPEPCDEKSVAYKSGFKNICEIGKERIRRAGAKIKEEAGLTTQNLDTGFRVLKLDSSNMKEVYYTPEEYSQMGFNLEGFMDNIKPDRTNEDLLFQVMLDLGIPLSAKIEQSGNVYNVNDNYLIACFDRVDTAMITEIAKKQPYYAVFRDSSFMNDSALVNVEQIFNTYSPSTIRRVL, from the coding sequence ATGCACACAGCTAATATTGCAGATGCTAATTTCAGTGCTCTAGCAAAAATGTTTCCAAATGCAGTGACAGAAACAGTAGATGAAAATGGAGAGGTTATTCGAGCTATAGATGCAGAGGTTCTGGCCCAAGAAATAAACACCCATGTGGTTTCAGGAAAAGAAGAGAGGTACCAGTTTACCTGGCCAGATAAGAAAAAATCAGTTCTTTTAGCAAATGCTCCAATAGCTGCCACTTTACGACCTTCTAGAGAGGAAAGCGTAGACTTTGATAAAACAGAGAACCTTTATATTGAAGGAGACAATCTTGACGTGTTGAAGTTACTACGAGAAACCTATTTAAATAGAGTAAAAATGATTTATATCGACCCTCCATATAATACGGGGAAAGACTTTATTTATGAGGATCACTTTACCGAAGAAACGGACGAGTTCTTGCATCGAGATAGTCAGTATGATGATCAAGGTAATCGCCTTACATCAAACTTCAATAGCAATGGACGGTACCATACTGACTGGCTAAATATGCTGTATCCTCGATTACGTGTAGCAAGAGATGTTTTAGCTGAAGATGGCGTAATTTTCATAAGCATTGATGATAATGAGGTTGATAACTTAAAAAAAATATGTGATGAAATATTTGGGGAACATAATTTCATTGCTAGAGTAATTCATAAAAACAACTCTATGAAGAATCAAACAAAACTGATCGGAGTAACAACGGAATATATGCTCATCTATGCTAAATCAAAAACCAATATAAGTGAAACTGTGTGGAGAATTCAAAAAAAAGGATCTAGAGATATAGCAACTAAATTTGAGCAGCTTAAGAGAAAAGGATTATCACTAGATGAAATTACTGAAGAAATTAAAGAGCTTTACACAAGACCAAAGTATGCACATCTAAGTAGATGGAATAAGGTGGATGAAAAAGGCGTATTTAAAGATGCTGATTTGTCTCGTGAGAATGGACCCAAAAATTATACAATTATTAACCCAACTACAGGTAAGAATTGTACTATCCCTAGGCGTGGTTGGGGTAAATCATTAGAAGAATTAGAGAGGTTACAGGAGTTAGACTTGATTTGGTATGGGGATGATTCAACACCTCCTGGATTAAAAGATTATATAGAAATCGATGATCTTATGGTTCCGGATAATTTTTGGTATTTTGACAGCTCTGTGGATACTAGGTGGCAAAAAAAAGTTTTTGGATCATTAATCTTCGAAAATCCTAAACCTTTGGACATGTTAAAACAAATCGTAAACATTCATGCTAATGATGGTGATATCGTTTTAGATTTCTTTTCAGGTTCTTCAACTACAGCTCATGCTGTGATGCAGAATAATTCAGAAGATGGTGGAAAGCGTAAATATATTATGGTTCAATTACCTGAACCTTGTGATGAAAAATCAGTAGCATATAAATCTGGTTTTAAGAATATCTGTGAAATCGGAAAAGAACGCATTCGTCGTGCCGGAGCAAAGATAAAAGAAGAAGCTGGTTTAACAACTCAAAACCTTGATACTGGTTTCCGAGTATTAAAATTAGATAGCAGTAACATGAAAGAGGTTTATTACACGCCTGAAGAATATTCACAAATGGGATTCAATTTGGAAGGCTTTATGGATAACATCAAACCTGATCGGACTAATGAAGATTTATTGTTCCAGGTAATGCTTGATCTAGGCATTCCACTTTCTGCTAAAATTGAGCAGAGTGGGAATGTGTACAATGTTAATGATAACTACCTGATTGCATGCTTTGATAGAGTTGATACTGCCATGATTACTGAAATTGCTAAGAAACAACCTTATTATGCTGTATTTCGAGACAGTAGCTTTATGAATGATAGTGCTCTAGTAAATGTTGAGCAGATTTTCAACACATATAGTCCAAGTACCATAAGGAGGGTATTGTAA